The proteins below come from a single Halobacteriovorax sp. GB3 genomic window:
- a CDS encoding tetratricopeptide repeat protein: MHFKTKIEKSIKFTSLLLIAVGCSGLQSNKSESLKTPDLKSKAEVKRNIVQQSWESVDYGLSKVVEEARTQGPPAVKFLSGDLFIKGSDASVRGDSKAASIIFKHVYALNPKDTYIGKRYAVELIRSGQMDEAKKLLVRLQKERHFDETLSLILAGVYTATNDAELAQKTYKEILTKDKGNEEACVFLAKSYAIDKAYKKAMSLLSKCQKHERKAIFSYYKGKIAVTEKKFERAAKYFREALKVDPDYYQAVNALGIYYEEKGDSKRAQKLYTEFLKRNKNSYSVLSRMVNLLFEEGKIREVIPYAERLSNLDSNDLNLKVRLGILYTDARRYDDAKGVFKEILASVPDSDKILYYLGSLYQQTKEFEKSLEYFNRIPETSSLYMDSSLQIAQILNVFAHRDMEKGETAEIDRFKSFVEKKAGAHAELKVEMKVILAGFYENNHQLAEAISAVESVKTEKDFNEGHDYYLAALYEKNNEFLKARTIIKRMLELNPNNANALNFLGYSMLERGDDLKKAFEYIAKAVQLKPDDGYIRDSLGWYYYKTGNIKKAYREIKKAWKLVDKSDSVISKHLAMIYKEMKKYDQAKKYYVEALRNCKLDSEKADVIKELEALENLRLPASIED; the protein is encoded by the coding sequence ATGCATTTTAAGACAAAAATCGAAAAATCAATTAAATTCACATCACTTCTTCTTATTGCAGTTGGCTGCTCAGGCCTTCAGTCAAACAAGAGTGAAAGTCTAAAAACTCCAGATCTTAAATCTAAGGCCGAAGTGAAGAGAAATATCGTTCAACAGTCTTGGGAGAGTGTCGATTATGGACTCTCAAAAGTTGTTGAAGAGGCCAGAACACAAGGACCTCCAGCGGTTAAATTTCTATCGGGTGATTTATTTATTAAGGGAAGTGACGCTTCGGTTCGTGGAGACTCGAAAGCGGCTTCAATTATCTTTAAGCATGTCTATGCATTAAATCCAAAAGATACTTATATTGGAAAGCGCTATGCAGTTGAGCTTATTCGCTCGGGCCAAATGGATGAAGCGAAAAAACTTCTCGTTCGTTTACAGAAAGAGAGACATTTTGATGAAACACTCTCACTTATTTTAGCAGGTGTTTATACTGCGACAAATGATGCGGAGCTTGCACAGAAAACTTATAAAGAAATACTTACTAAAGATAAGGGCAATGAAGAAGCTTGCGTCTTTCTTGCTAAGTCCTATGCTATCGATAAGGCCTATAAGAAGGCAATGAGCCTTTTATCGAAGTGTCAGAAACATGAAAGAAAAGCAATTTTCTCTTACTATAAAGGAAAGATTGCTGTAACTGAGAAGAAATTCGAAAGAGCAGCGAAATACTTTCGTGAAGCTTTAAAAGTAGATCCAGATTATTACCAAGCTGTTAATGCACTTGGAATTTACTATGAAGAAAAAGGTGACTCAAAAAGAGCACAGAAACTTTATACTGAATTCTTAAAGAGAAATAAGAATAGCTATAGTGTACTTTCTCGCATGGTGAATCTGCTATTTGAAGAAGGGAAGATAAGAGAAGTCATTCCTTATGCTGAAAGACTATCTAATTTAGACTCAAATGATCTAAACCTAAAGGTTCGCCTAGGGATTCTCTATACTGACGCTAGAAGATATGATGATGCTAAAGGTGTCTTTAAAGAGATTCTCGCTTCAGTACCTGATTCAGATAAAATTCTTTACTACCTAGGTTCTCTCTATCAACAAACAAAAGAATTTGAAAAATCTCTTGAATACTTTAACCGTATTCCTGAAACGAGCAGTCTTTATATGGATAGTTCGCTTCAAATTGCTCAGATTCTCAATGTTTTTGCACATAGAGATATGGAAAAGGGAGAAACGGCAGAGATTGATCGCTTCAAATCATTTGTTGAAAAGAAAGCCGGTGCTCACGCTGAACTTAAAGTTGAGATGAAAGTGATTCTCGCTGGTTTTTATGAAAATAATCATCAGCTTGCAGAGGCCATTAGCGCTGTTGAGTCTGTAAAAACAGAGAAAGACTTTAATGAAGGTCACGATTACTATCTTGCAGCTCTTTATGAAAAGAATAATGAGTTCTTAAAAGCTAGAACAATTATTAAAAGAATGTTGGAACTCAATCCAAATAATGCAAATGCACTTAACTTTCTTGGTTACTCAATGCTAGAGCGCGGTGATGATTTGAAAAAGGCATTTGAGTATATTGCTAAAGCCGTTCAGCTTAAACCTGATGATGGCTATATTCGTGACTCTTTAGGATGGTACTATTACAAAACAGGCAATATTAAGAAGGCATACCGCGAAATTAAGAAAGCGTGGAAGTTAGTAGATAAATCAGACTCAGTTATCTCCAAACACCTTGCCATGATCTATAAAGAAATGAAAAAATACGATCAAGCGAAGAAATATTATGTGGAGGCATTAAGAAATTGCAAACTCGATTCAGAAAAAGCAGATGTAATCAAAGAACTAGAAGCACTAGAGAACTTGCGTCTTCCTGCTTCAATCGAGGACTAA
- a CDS encoding ABC transporter substrate-binding protein codes for MRNLKNLSFLALSLLLTLGFQSCTKKQNLDEKVLNLAVTAEIKGLDPIYANDLYSSSEVARVYEGLLEYHYLQRPYTLTPNLAEAMPTVSEDGLTYTFKIKQGVLFHDDAAFPEGKGRELVAEDFVYSIKRLADPKLQGLGWWMIDGKIAGLNEWRAKNAEKDSVDYSEKIEGLQALDKYTLQFKLTKPFPQFLYSLAMPFTFAVAKEAVEKYGKEFINHPVGTGPFVLPVYQQSNKIVYTKNPNFRKKLFPTGASEQFKEIEAANKGKTLPLVEKVIVNLMKESQPRWLNFQKGRIDYISVPKDNFDSAITPDNGLTGNLAKLGIELAILPSLDVTYTAFNHDLKLFQNVNLRRAMALAVDVHESNKLFYNGKSLPAQSIVPPGIAGYEKNFTSPYREKDLEKAKALLAKAGYPEGKGLPEITYDCPSSTVSRQQAEHFKKQMAELGINIKVIQNTWPELQKKIQKRSIQMWGIAWGADYPDAENFLQLLYGPNRAPGANGSGYDNADFNRLFEKATVMQDLPERTALYEKLNRMAAEEVPLIYGVHRQNFTVKHSFLKNFIPTDFDAGQAQYLDIDLKAKAEVLKKL; via the coding sequence ATGAGAAATTTGAAAAACTTGAGCTTTCTTGCTCTTTCACTTCTACTTACTCTTGGGTTCCAATCTTGTACTAAGAAACAAAACCTAGATGAGAAAGTACTTAACTTAGCAGTTACTGCTGAAATCAAAGGTCTAGATCCAATCTATGCCAACGACCTTTACTCTTCAAGCGAAGTTGCTCGTGTTTACGAGGGGCTCCTTGAGTATCACTACTTACAGAGACCATACACTCTTACACCAAACCTTGCTGAAGCAATGCCAACAGTTTCAGAAGATGGTCTAACGTATACTTTTAAAATTAAACAAGGTGTTCTTTTTCATGACGATGCAGCTTTTCCAGAAGGAAAAGGACGTGAACTCGTTGCTGAAGACTTCGTTTACTCAATCAAAAGACTTGCAGATCCAAAACTTCAAGGACTTGGTTGGTGGATGATCGACGGTAAAATTGCTGGCCTTAATGAGTGGCGTGCAAAAAATGCTGAAAAAGATTCAGTTGATTACAGCGAGAAAATTGAAGGTCTTCAAGCACTAGATAAGTATACACTTCAATTTAAACTTACAAAGCCATTTCCACAATTCCTTTACTCTCTTGCAATGCCATTTACATTTGCAGTTGCAAAAGAAGCGGTTGAAAAATATGGAAAGGAATTTATTAACCACCCAGTTGGTACAGGACCATTTGTTCTTCCTGTTTACCAACAGTCTAATAAGATTGTTTATACAAAGAACCCAAATTTTAGAAAGAAACTTTTCCCAACAGGTGCTTCTGAGCAATTCAAAGAAATTGAAGCAGCTAACAAGGGTAAGACTCTTCCTCTAGTTGAAAAAGTAATTGTAAACTTAATGAAAGAATCTCAACCAAGATGGCTTAACTTCCAAAAGGGAAGAATCGACTATATCTCGGTTCCTAAGGATAACTTTGATTCTGCAATTACTCCTGACAATGGACTAACAGGTAACCTTGCAAAGCTTGGAATTGAACTTGCTATTCTTCCATCACTAGATGTTACTTACACTGCGTTCAACCACGATCTAAAGCTTTTCCAAAATGTTAACTTGAGACGTGCCATGGCCCTTGCTGTTGATGTTCATGAGTCAAATAAACTTTTCTACAATGGAAAGTCTCTTCCAGCTCAGTCAATCGTTCCTCCGGGAATTGCTGGTTACGAGAAAAACTTTACTTCTCCTTATAGAGAAAAAGACCTAGAAAAAGCAAAAGCACTTTTAGCAAAAGCTGGATACCCTGAGGGTAAAGGTCTTCCAGAGATTACTTACGACTGTCCAAGTTCAACAGTTTCAAGACAGCAAGCAGAGCACTTTAAAAAGCAAATGGCTGAACTTGGAATCAACATCAAAGTTATCCAAAATACTTGGCCAGAGCTTCAAAAGAAAATTCAAAAGCGTTCTATCCAGATGTGGGGGATTGCTTGGGGTGCAGACTATCCAGATGCTGAAAACTTTCTTCAACTTCTATATGGACCAAACAGAGCACCAGGTGCAAACGGTTCAGGATACGATAATGCTGATTTCAACAGACTTTTCGAAAAAGCAACAGTTATGCAAGATTTACCTGAGAGAACAGCTCTTTATGAAAAGCTAAATAGAATGGCAGCTGAAGAAGTCCCTCTTATTTACGGTGTTCACAGACAAAACTTTACTGTTAAGCATAGCTTTCTTAAAAACTTTATCCCTACTGACTTTGACGCTGGTCAAGCTCAGTATCTTGATATTGATCTAAAAGCTAAAGCTGAGGTCCTAAAGAAACTTTAG
- a CDS encoding ABC transporter permease translates to MNIWSYIFRRILYVIPVILGVCFIIFFIFNVCAPDPAQSLLGKHATLQQMEEVRRELGLNKPYWEQYIDIVKSAFTFDFGRSWQTKQEIIEMIKLGAVPSMTMTVPAFVISTILAIIISLMVSFFRGSALDRVTVITCVALMSIPSLAYILFGQWFFAYELGLFEISGYESGFPYFVPYIILPVTIWVFLAIGPDVRFFRTVMLDEVYQDYVRTARAKGLSEKKILFKHILKNAMIPIITYVIIQIPFLILGALLLESFFSIPGLGAMTITAVNASDFPVIKAMTVLSAVAYIIFTIITDVLYTVVDPRIRLK, encoded by the coding sequence GTGAACATTTGGTCATACATTTTTCGAAGAATTTTATACGTTATCCCAGTAATCCTGGGTGTATGTTTTATTATCTTCTTTATCTTCAACGTCTGTGCTCCTGATCCGGCGCAGTCCTTATTAGGAAAACATGCGACTCTTCAGCAAATGGAAGAAGTTAGACGTGAGTTAGGATTGAATAAACCATACTGGGAACAATATATTGATATTGTTAAGTCAGCTTTTACTTTTGACTTCGGACGCTCTTGGCAAACGAAACAAGAGATTATCGAAATGATTAAACTCGGAGCTGTACCTTCAATGACAATGACTGTTCCAGCGTTTGTTATTTCTACGATTTTGGCCATTATCATTTCACTGATGGTTTCATTCTTTAGAGGATCTGCTCTCGACCGTGTAACTGTTATTACATGTGTCGCACTTATGAGTATTCCGTCACTTGCCTACATTCTCTTTGGTCAGTGGTTCTTTGCTTATGAGTTAGGGCTGTTTGAGATTTCAGGATATGAGTCAGGATTTCCTTACTTTGTTCCTTATATCATTCTACCTGTAACGATTTGGGTTTTTCTTGCGATTGGTCCAGATGTTCGTTTCTTTAGAACTGTAATGCTTGATGAAGTTTACCAGGACTATGTAAGAACAGCGCGTGCTAAAGGATTGAGTGAAAAGAAGATTCTTTTCAAGCACATTCTAAAAAATGCAATGATTCCAATTATTACTTATGTCATTATTCAAATACCATTTTTGATTTTAGGAGCTCTTCTATTAGAGAGTTTCTTTTCAATTCCTGGTCTTGGGGCAATGACAATTACTGCGGTTAACGCATCTGATTTCCCAGTAATTAAGGCCATGACAGTATTATCTGCTGTCGCTTATATTATCTTTACGATCATTACTGATGTTCTCTACACAGTTGTTGATCCAAGAATTCGTCTTAAATAA
- a CDS encoding ABC transporter permease, giving the protein MSVAVAEKLTTEKKIADSKSLWGHAWDTLKKDRIAIVSLTIVTLYALIALLSGLGIVAGDWAQEVGSSYMPPSAEHFLGTDIFGRDVVSKVLKGTEVAMSVGLISATIAVTIGVVLGATAGYFGGKIDEFIVWFYTVFTSIPYIMLLVAITYVLGKGLTSVYLALGLTTWVNVCRLIRGEVMRHKEREYVQAAASIGGGNFRKLFRHILPNVFHIVIIQFSLLFQTAIKSEVILSYLGLGVQGRPSWGTMIDDAKLELARGVWWQLAGATLAMFVVVLSFNLLGDALRDALDPKLKGKS; this is encoded by the coding sequence ATGTCTGTAGCTGTAGCTGAAAAATTGACGACAGAAAAGAAAATCGCAGATTCCAAATCTCTTTGGGGACATGCTTGGGATACACTGAAGAAAGATAGAATTGCAATTGTATCACTTACAATTGTTACTCTTTATGCACTTATTGCACTTCTATCTGGACTAGGGATTGTTGCTGGTGATTGGGCCCAAGAAGTAGGTTCTTCTTATATGCCACCATCTGCTGAGCACTTTCTTGGAACAGATATTTTTGGTCGTGATGTTGTTTCTAAAGTTTTAAAGGGAACAGAAGTGGCGATGTCTGTAGGGCTTATCTCTGCGACTATTGCTGTTACAATTGGTGTTGTTCTAGGAGCAACTGCTGGTTACTTTGGTGGTAAAATCGATGAGTTCATCGTTTGGTTTTACACTGTTTTTACATCTATTCCATATATCATGCTTCTTGTTGCGATTACTTATGTTCTAGGGAAGGGTTTAACTTCGGTTTATCTTGCTCTAGGTTTAACAACTTGGGTAAACGTATGCCGCCTCATTCGTGGTGAAGTTATGAGACATAAGGAAAGAGAATATGTTCAAGCTGCTGCCTCTATTGGTGGTGGAAACTTTAGAAAGCTCTTTAGACACATTCTTCCAAACGTGTTTCATATTGTTATTATTCAATTTTCTCTTCTTTTTCAAACGGCGATTAAATCAGAGGTAATCCTCTCTTACCTTGGACTAGGTGTTCAAGGGCGTCCAAGTTGGGGAACGATGATTGATGATGCAAAACTTGAGCTTGCTAGGGGAGTATGGTGGCAATTAGCTGGAGCAACACTTGCTATGTTTGTCGTTGTTCTTTCTTTTAACCTTTTAGGGGATGCCCTAAGAGATGCACTTGATCCAAAGCTTAAAGGTAAATCATAA
- a CDS encoding S1 family peptidase codes for MNRLLYFVLFLYSFGISARAEQVYLISEGDKEYLLTEKSPFNISGDVDNFAFGVCFQNDCEKSFNMSDAFKKNMALSNGFLNIPKDQEQLYDFPEYLISSRSRIEKNEDGSMSINISINAEIDGNMMSMGSKQVQAMAFPLEIDFSNTEESSSKRVSFSEVNTKYSSYYRNVFQMMGAKIDNGLGGVSQSHGTGFFIDKRGYALTNLHVLNENPQCVKRRSCIIEIKQKNTQSKSYNVALRVLTCSERNDFCLIKINPPEDFIFDSFEIDLDSISRNLMTLGFPGDKERDFKTTNDEDISEIDLTFSFGSPVGFSGTAITSSLFIFGGASGSPIIDLETGKVVGINSNGAESFAMGQDGFPGIFRSLSLINEKFNILDYLSGEKQRKIEVLIKQLKEVSSKNEAEIVLEKIDKHKSFYGRSKLEVLSYNHKNPKVRKAINKYLRRSALLNC; via the coding sequence ATGAATAGATTACTATACTTCGTATTATTTTTATATTCCTTTGGAATTAGTGCCAGAGCTGAACAGGTCTATCTTATTTCAGAGGGAGATAAAGAGTATCTTCTTACTGAAAAAAGTCCATTCAATATCAGTGGTGACGTTGATAACTTTGCATTTGGTGTTTGTTTTCAAAATGATTGTGAGAAAAGCTTTAATATGTCAGACGCTTTTAAAAAGAATATGGCATTAAGTAATGGGTTTCTTAATATACCAAAGGACCAAGAGCAATTATATGATTTTCCAGAGTATCTGATTTCGTCCCGCTCTCGAATAGAAAAAAATGAAGATGGATCAATGAGTATTAATATTTCTATCAATGCTGAAATTGATGGAAATATGATGTCAATGGGATCTAAACAAGTACAAGCGATGGCCTTTCCTCTTGAGATTGATTTTTCAAATACTGAAGAGTCTAGTTCAAAGAGAGTCTCATTTAGCGAAGTAAACACGAAGTATTCTTCTTATTATCGAAATGTCTTCCAAATGATGGGGGCTAAAATTGATAACGGACTCGGTGGGGTGTCGCAATCCCATGGAACAGGGTTTTTTATCGATAAAAGAGGATATGCCTTAACTAATTTACATGTTCTCAATGAGAATCCTCAATGTGTTAAGCGACGTTCATGCATAATCGAAATCAAGCAAAAAAATACTCAATCAAAATCTTATAATGTCGCTTTAAGAGTCCTTACTTGTAGTGAGAGAAATGACTTTTGCCTTATCAAAATAAATCCACCTGAGGATTTTATCTTTGATAGCTTTGAAATTGACTTAGATTCTATCTCTAGAAATTTGATGACACTTGGATTTCCTGGTGACAAGGAAAGAGATTTTAAAACTACGAATGATGAAGATATTAGCGAAATTGATTTAACATTCTCATTTGGGTCACCTGTTGGTTTTTCAGGTACGGCGATAACGAGCTCTCTTTTTATTTTTGGAGGGGCGTCTGGTAGTCCTATTATTGATCTGGAAACAGGAAAAGTTGTAGGGATAAATTCAAATGGTGCTGAGTCATTTGCGATGGGACAGGATGGCTTTCCTGGTATTTTTAGAAGTTTATCGCTCATTAATGAAAAGTTCAATATACTCGATTATCTATCAGGTGAGAAACAACGAAAAATTGAAGTACTCATCAAACAGTTAAAAGAAGTATCATCAAAAAATGAAGCTGAAATAGTCCTAGAAAAAATTGATAAGCATAAAAGTTTTTATGGAAGATCTAAGTTAGAAGTTCTTTCTTATAATCATAAGAATCCTAAAGTTAGGAAAGCGATTAATAAGTACTTAAGAAGGAGCGCTCTTTTAAATTGTTGA
- a CDS encoding outer membrane beta-barrel protein: protein MLKKTNKVLKNIITPAFILCAGVSFAKPTIKGLTSGNKAEQVKSDVKDAKRRAERRIPGKLKVHSAGLGIGQTFLAGDFDDNGDDKITFDLFYNYSASYSFDFMANAHYSSHKFKGRKVELSGVALGIKGKVFQMDAFSPFVYGGLGFYQPKVRRMQADELMDSESKVVFGYHFGAGIDLELNNRFTVGVMAHLHNPFDVSQENQEEVEGAYHKLMMTCFYKF, encoded by the coding sequence ATGTTAAAAAAGACAAACAAAGTTCTAAAAAATATCATAACGCCTGCCTTCATTCTTTGTGCAGGCGTTTCTTTTGCCAAACCAACGATCAAAGGTCTTACTTCAGGAAATAAAGCCGAGCAGGTTAAATCTGATGTAAAAGACGCCAAACGCAGAGCTGAGCGCCGTATTCCTGGCAAGCTTAAAGTTCATTCTGCTGGTCTAGGTATAGGTCAAACATTCCTTGCAGGTGATTTTGATGACAATGGTGATGATAAAATCACTTTTGATCTCTTCTATAACTACTCTGCAAGTTACTCATTTGATTTCATGGCCAATGCCCACTACTCTTCTCACAAATTCAAAGGAAGAAAAGTAGAACTCTCTGGAGTTGCCCTTGGTATTAAAGGAAAGGTTTTCCAGATGGATGCCTTCTCACCATTTGTTTACGGTGGTCTAGGTTTCTACCAACCAAAAGTAAGAAGAATGCAAGCTGATGAGCTCATGGATTCTGAGTCGAAGGTTGTCTTTGGATACCACTTTGGAGCTGGGATTGATCTAGAACTTAACAACAGATTTACTGTTGGAGTTATGGCCCACCTTCACAATCCATTTGATGTTAGCCAAGAAAATCAAGAAGAAGTTGAAGGAGCTTATCACAAGCTCATGATGACTTGCTTCTACAAGTTCTAA
- a CDS encoding ArsA-related P-loop ATPase, which translates to MASQARIYIFTGKGGVGKTTLAEAMTLHLHQQGKKVFYSDFDQAQNRETLKKLNIPTLDLNIEDSALEYIARKLNSKTIASWIMKTPFFSSLFKMVPGLANMILLGHMIDLLESDPDLTIVLDSPSSGHALTMLESPFNFKDMFGSGLIVEDIMRMERFIAGDNNFSISILSLPSLMAVTEAVELQKSIQSLGFKDTNVIANDIYSLSQEIIENKDELPEFMLTKLQLEQEVSATLKETKKLELPHYFNNNSSEVVKEISLKLGEIL; encoded by the coding sequence ATGGCCTCGCAAGCTAGAATCTACATTTTCACCGGTAAAGGTGGTGTGGGAAAAACAACTCTTGCCGAGGCCATGACTCTTCATCTCCACCAGCAAGGTAAAAAAGTTTTCTATTCAGATTTCGACCAAGCTCAAAATCGAGAAACTCTAAAAAAGTTGAATATACCGACTCTCGATCTCAATATTGAAGACTCGGCCCTCGAATATATTGCGAGAAAACTGAACTCTAAAACAATTGCTAGCTGGATTATGAAGACTCCTTTCTTCTCTTCCCTTTTTAAAATGGTTCCTGGTCTCGCCAACATGATCTTATTAGGTCATATGATCGACCTTTTAGAATCTGATCCCGATCTAACCATTGTTTTAGACAGTCCTTCTTCTGGACACGCTTTAACAATGCTTGAATCTCCCTTTAACTTTAAAGATATGTTCGGCTCAGGACTCATTGTTGAAGATATAATGCGTATGGAACGTTTTATAGCTGGAGATAATAACTTTTCAATTTCAATTCTTTCACTACCAAGCCTGATGGCCGTAACTGAAGCTGTAGAATTACAAAAGTCAATTCAGTCGCTTGGTTTTAAAGATACAAATGTCATTGCCAACGATATTTACAGCCTTTCTCAGGAAATTATTGAGAATAAAGATGAGCTTCCAGAGTTTATGTTAACGAAACTTCAACTTGAACAAGAGGTTTCAGCAACACTAAAAGAGACAAAGAAATTAGAGCTACCTCATTATTTTAATAACAATAGTTCTGAAGTCGTTAAAGAGATTTCCCTAAAACTGGGAGAGATACTTTGA
- a CDS encoding polyhydroxyalkanoate synthesis regulator DNA-binding domain-containing protein — protein MNDVRIIKRYQNRKLYDTHQSCYVTLEEIAQIIREGHEIQVIDNKTKNDITYMTQIQLLFDQEKKSTKAGDVDLLKRVIRSEEGTFTGHIRGLEGTSTEVTPEVNEFNAFQANTELNSSIETPSTLN, from the coding sequence ATGAACGACGTTAGAATTATCAAAAGATACCAAAACCGTAAGCTTTATGACACTCATCAAAGCTGCTATGTGACTCTTGAAGAGATCGCTCAGATCATCAGAGAAGGTCACGAGATTCAAGTAATCGATAACAAGACTAAGAACGACATTACATACATGACTCAAATTCAACTTCTTTTTGATCAAGAAAAGAAATCGACTAAAGCTGGTGATGTAGATCTTCTTAAAAGAGTTATCCGTTCAGAAGAAGGGACATTTACAGGACACATTAGAGGTCTTGAAGGTACTTCAACTGAAGTTACTCCAGAAGTTAACGAGTTCAATGCTTTCCAAGCAAATACAGAACTAAACTCTTCTATTGAAACACCGAGCACTTTGAACTAA
- a CDS encoding ArsA family ATPase, whose product MSFELKNNKPIEIFCGTGGVGKTTLATSRALFLASIGKKVLLITIDPARRLKQILHLEESSAGETATVPLSIFGEGYGEKTLDALLMNPAKTLKRLGEQSKTEKEFENRIIKILSRPHGGMNEILATVEVQYQLNQKIYDTIILDTPPGKHFLDFLDASHKIKQFFDSSFVDIFKFLGKNFENKPSKAKKIMGLIVSSGIKKLLSYLEKVTGPDFVNTFVDAIVALYKNKDQFLYALDFQEGLTKKSTSNWYLVTSAEQNKINEAKDLQHHAKIFLHEDSYLAINKCLSPYLNQWKTDNSRTLTHVKKTMLERENRLKQMAHQSFAKTLDFPEVLGPTPEEHVQELSKAWSQWESPQ is encoded by the coding sequence TTGAGTTTCGAACTAAAAAATAATAAGCCAATTGAGATTTTCTGTGGAACTGGTGGAGTTGGAAAAACAACTCTTGCTACTTCTAGAGCACTTTTTTTAGCGTCGATTGGAAAAAAAGTTCTGCTTATTACAATCGATCCTGCAAGAAGATTGAAACAGATTCTCCACCTTGAAGAGTCATCTGCAGGTGAAACAGCCACTGTCCCGCTCTCTATCTTTGGAGAAGGTTACGGTGAAAAAACTCTCGACGCCCTTCTTATGAATCCGGCCAAAACTCTCAAAAGACTCGGAGAACAATCTAAGACCGAAAAAGAATTTGAGAATAGAATTATTAAAATTCTCTCGCGCCCTCATGGTGGAATGAATGAGATTTTGGCCACTGTTGAAGTTCAATACCAACTAAACCAAAAGATCTATGATACGATCATACTCGACACTCCTCCAGGAAAACACTTTCTCGACTTTTTAGATGCCTCTCATAAAATCAAACAATTTTTTGATTCAAGTTTTGTCGATATTTTCAAGTTTCTAGGAAAGAATTTTGAAAATAAACCATCGAAGGCAAAGAAGATTATGGGTCTTATTGTATCTTCTGGAATTAAAAAACTTTTGAGCTATCTTGAAAAGGTAACGGGACCTGACTTTGTTAATACATTTGTTGATGCTATCGTTGCTCTTTACAAAAACAAAGATCAATTCCTCTATGCCTTAGATTTCCAAGAGGGCCTAACGAAAAAAAGCACATCTAATTGGTACCTTGTAACCTCTGCTGAACAGAATAAAATTAACGAGGCAAAAGACCTGCAACACCATGCAAAAATATTTCTTCACGAAGATAGCTATCTCGCAATCAATAAATGCTTAAGCCCTTATTTAAACCAATGGAAAACTGACAATTCTCGGACACTAACTCATGTTAAGAAGACTATGCTAGAGCGAGAAAATAGGTTAAAACAAATGGCACACCAATCGTTTGCCAAAACTCTGGATTTTCCAGAAGTTTTAGGGCCCACTCCTGAAGAGCATGTCCAAGAACTATCAAAAGCATGGTCACAATGGGAGTCGCCCCAATAA